The following are from one region of the Salvia hispanica cultivar TCC Black 2014 chromosome 1, UniMelb_Shisp_WGS_1.0, whole genome shotgun sequence genome:
- the LOC125222599 gene encoding uncharacterized protein LOC125222599 isoform X1 gives MGVLTNAAKATAEMPTAEGSDNGKILKLKDGEALCVLRDIFHGRTAKHGRSCPAVLFHVHLLSVINEEEGEKVAKPNPSSWFSVLEKYFAESEHVLKMLGKHYLEKAADHDALNASEMLRVLNLLCIHALGTKKLRNWIKHQKTQFDQKAEEAIHKVFEAKGEKIKEDAAKAIDARDGELEAIVSLNRSAAEQAHGKLLESEAMLLKHHSYTRNRAKIERQRNRQRKFNADDFERF, from the exons ATGGGTGTACTTACCAATGCAGCAAAAGCGACTGCCGAGATGCCAACTGCTGAGGGTTCAGATAATGGAAAG ATCCTAAAATTGAAAGATGGGGAAGCATTATGCGTCCTCCGAGATATATTTCATGGGCGAACTGCAAAGCATGGAAGATCATGTCCGGCTGTCCTGTTTCATGTACACCTGCTATCAGTAATTAATGAGGAAGAGGGAGAGAA GGTTGCGAAGCCGAATCCGAGCTCGTGGTTCAGTGTGCTAGAGAAATACTTTGCTGAATCTGAACATGTTCTTAAAATGTTGGGGAAGCATTATTTAGAGAAGGCTGCCGACCATGACGCTTTAAATGCTTCAGAAATGCTTAGGGTCTTAAATCTACTATGCATTCATGCTCTTGGCACGAA AAAGCTAAGAAATTGGATAAAACACCAAAAAACACAATTTGACCAAAAGGCAGAAGAAGCTATACATAAGGTTTTTGAAGCAAAAGGCGAG aaaataaaagaggaCGCTGCCAAAGCTATTGATGCTAGGGATGGGGAGCTGGAAGCAATTGTTTCTCTTAATAGATCTGCTGCAGAGCAAGCTCATGGAAAGCTGCTCGAGTCAGAGGCAATGCTTTTGAAGC ATCATTCCTACACACGGAACAGAGCTAAGATAGAAAGACAAAGAAATCGGCAAAGAAAATTTAATGCAGATGACTTTGAAAGATTCTAG
- the LOC125187182 gene encoding cell division cycle-associated 7-like protein — protein sequence MAVEASPGSSVASPSAENVKSTRKSAAGSQVSNSGDGVYCHQCRQKTRAPAAACKNLTKKKPCSVKMCCRCLWNRYGEKVEEVAKLEDWKCPKCRGICNCSVCMKRRGLQPLGVLTRASKATGKVGNGMNGSLENA from the exons ATGGCGGTTGAAGCATCCCCAGGTAGTTCTGTAGCATCTCCGTCGGCAGAGAACGTTAAATCAACCAGAAAATCGGCTGCCGGTAGCCAAGTTAGTAATTCTGGTGACGGAGTATATTGCCATCAG TGTCGTCAAAAAACCAGGGCTCCCGCAGCAGCATGCAAGAATCTTACGAAGAAGAAACCCTGTTCAGTAAAGATGTGTTGCAGATGCCTATGGAACAG GTACGGTGAAAAGGTGGAGGAAGTAGCTAAGTTGGAGGATTGGAAGTGCCCGAAATGCAGGGGCATTTGCAACTGCAGTGTGTGCAT GAAGAGAAGGGGCCTTCAACCCTTGGGTGTACTTACCAGGGCATCAAAAGCGACTGGAAAGGTTGGTAATGGCATGAATGGGTCTCTGGAGAATGCTTAA